In Haloterrigena turkmenica DSM 5511, a single genomic region encodes these proteins:
- a CDS encoding Mrp/NBP35 family ATP-binding protein yields the protein MDEAAVRDRLRTVEDPELGDDIVSLGLVNDITVDGEQVDIDLALGAPYSPTETDIAGEVRRLLEDEGLEPDLSASVPDRDDVANEDQVLPGVKNVIAVASGKGGVGKSTVAVNLAAGLSRLGATVGLFDADVYGPNVPRMVDADEPPMATEDETLVPPEKYGVKLMSMAFLTGEDDPVIWRGPMVHKVITQLTEDVEWGHLDYLVIDLPPGTGDTQLTMLQTMPVTGAVIVTTPQDVALDDARKGLEMFAKHDTVVLGIAENMSTFACPDCGGEHDIFGSGGGREFADEHELPFLGSIPLDPAVREGGDGGKPTVLEDESATGDAFRTITENVANNTGIVHRRGVSQARRNEAASADR from the coding sequence ATGGACGAAGCCGCCGTTCGCGACCGACTCCGGACGGTTGAAGATCCGGAACTCGGCGACGATATTGTCTCACTCGGACTCGTCAACGACATCACCGTCGACGGCGAGCAGGTCGATATCGATCTCGCGCTGGGGGCGCCCTACTCTCCCACCGAGACCGATATCGCCGGCGAGGTGCGCAGACTACTCGAGGACGAGGGTCTCGAGCCGGACCTCTCGGCGAGCGTTCCCGACCGGGACGACGTCGCCAACGAGGACCAGGTGCTGCCGGGCGTCAAGAACGTCATCGCCGTCGCCTCCGGGAAGGGCGGGGTCGGCAAGTCGACGGTCGCCGTCAACCTCGCGGCCGGCCTCTCGCGGCTGGGCGCGACCGTCGGCCTGTTCGACGCCGACGTCTACGGCCCGAACGTGCCGCGGATGGTCGACGCCGACGAGCCGCCGATGGCCACCGAGGACGAGACGCTCGTGCCCCCCGAGAAGTACGGCGTGAAGCTGATGAGCATGGCCTTCCTCACCGGCGAGGACGACCCCGTCATCTGGCGCGGCCCGATGGTCCACAAGGTCATTACCCAGCTCACTGAGGACGTCGAGTGGGGCCATCTCGACTACCTCGTCATCGACCTCCCACCAGGGACCGGCGACACCCAGCTGACGATGCTCCAGACGATGCCCGTCACCGGCGCCGTGATCGTCACGACGCCCCAGGACGTCGCCTTAGACGACGCCCGCAAGGGCCTCGAGATGTTCGCCAAACACGACACCGTCGTGCTCGGTATCGCCGAGAACATGTCGACGTTCGCCTGCCCTGACTGCGGCGGCGAACACGACATCTTCGGCTCCGGTGGCGGCCGGGAGTTCGCCGACGAACACGAGCTGCCGTTCCTGGGCTCGATCCCGCTCGATCCGGCCGTCCGCGAGGGCGGCGACGGCGGGAAACCGACCGTCCTCGAGGACGAGAGCGCCACCGGCGACGCCTTCCGGACGATCACCGAGAACGTCGCGAACAACACCGGGATCGTCCACCGGCGCGGCGTCTCCCAGGCGAGACGGAACGAGGCGGCCTCGGCCGATCGATGA
- a CDS encoding helix-hairpin-helix domain-containing protein, which yields MTDATTPIEATFELQRQSIRQSQQLFEQGIEFQENAMESFLRNGLAAQRSAQRQGTELARRFLDAQLEALEDAVDEDAYDVRSTVDDGFEEGTAQTKQAFNEGFDQHADLVQRMLHAQFDALESIMDGDEFNVRSAVNDGFDEFERTQDETWDEFEDGFIEAVGELTDQQQQVLADSTQSMLEAHEETEQQTVEGVRRAEEAAETVQQQTEDVADTVQQSTEAVAQTAQESTESIAETSQRNAQDLVGEAAEATEDLAVETTDAIETATERGDNAEEQNLQSLEGVGQTYTDRLAEAGIETIADLARTEATTVAEAAEISQARAADWIQAAQSQA from the coding sequence ATGACCGACGCCACCACACCGATCGAAGCCACGTTCGAGTTGCAGCGCCAGTCGATCAGACAGAGCCAACAGCTGTTCGAGCAGGGCATCGAGTTCCAGGAGAACGCGATGGAATCGTTCCTGCGCAACGGACTCGCGGCCCAGCGAAGCGCCCAGCGGCAGGGAACCGAACTCGCCCGTCGGTTCCTCGACGCCCAGCTCGAGGCCCTCGAGGACGCCGTCGACGAGGACGCCTACGACGTCCGATCGACCGTCGACGACGGGTTCGAAGAGGGGACGGCACAGACCAAGCAGGCGTTCAACGAGGGATTTGATCAGCACGCCGACCTCGTCCAGCGGATGCTTCACGCGCAGTTCGACGCCCTCGAGTCCATCATGGACGGCGACGAGTTCAACGTTCGCTCGGCCGTCAACGACGGATTCGACGAGTTCGAACGGACCCAAGACGAGACCTGGGATGAGTTCGAGGACGGGTTTATCGAGGCGGTCGGCGAACTGACCGACCAGCAACAGCAGGTGCTCGCCGACTCGACGCAGTCGATGCTCGAGGCCCACGAGGAGACCGAACAGCAGACCGTCGAGGGCGTCCGCCGCGCCGAGGAGGCCGCCGAGACGGTCCAGCAGCAGACCGAAGACGTCGCCGACACCGTCCAGCAGTCGACCGAAGCGGTCGCACAGACGGCCCAGGAGTCCACCGAGTCGATCGCGGAGACGAGCCAGCGCAACGCGCAGGATCTGGTCGGCGAGGCCGCCGAAGCGACCGAGGACCTCGCGGTCGAGACGACGGACGCGATCGAAACCGCGACCGAACGGGGCGACAACGCTGAGGAACAGAACCTGCAGTCTCTCGAGGGCGTCGGCCAGACCTACACCGACCGTCTCGCCGAGGCAGGCATCGAGACCATCGCCGACCTCGCCAGAACGGAAGCGACCACCGTCGCAGAGGCCGCGGAGATCTCGCAAGCCCGCGCGGCCGACTGGATTCAGGCCGCCCAGTCCCAGGCGTAG
- a CDS encoding uracil-DNA glycosylase, which yields MDEECRNCPALCETRTQVVHGYGDVDADFLFVGERPTASADAIGVPFAAGTEDGTAADGAESETTLRRMLERLGLCDATSPADEPVLENVYLTNLTRCRDPDRRPTDEEIGNCDPYLNAEIRMINPEILVPVGERPLRELGVEYTTTPADDLALPDDHARRIRGRGFELVPMVDPREQSDAQTQAWLEEFVDLMASDYRQTKGRRER from the coding sequence ATGGACGAGGAGTGTCGGAACTGTCCGGCGCTCTGTGAGACGCGCACGCAGGTCGTCCACGGCTACGGCGACGTCGACGCGGACTTCCTGTTCGTCGGCGAGCGACCGACCGCGAGCGCGGACGCGATCGGCGTCCCGTTCGCCGCGGGGACGGAAGACGGGACCGCGGCCGACGGCGCCGAGTCCGAAACGACGCTCCGGCGAATGCTCGAGCGCCTCGGGCTCTGCGACGCGACGTCGCCGGCGGACGAGCCGGTCCTCGAGAACGTCTACCTGACGAATCTGACTCGCTGTCGCGACCCCGACCGGCGGCCGACCGACGAGGAGATCGGCAACTGCGATCCCTATCTCAACGCCGAAATCCGGATGATCAACCCCGAAATCCTCGTCCCCGTCGGCGAGCGACCGCTGCGGGAACTCGGCGTGGAGTACACGACGACGCCGGCCGACGACCTCGCGCTGCCGGACGACCACGCGCGGCGAATCCGCGGGCGCGGGTTCGAACTCGTACCGATGGTCGATCCCCGCGAGCAGTCCGACGCGCAGACGCAGGCGTGGCTCGAGGAGTTCGTCGATCTGATGGCCTCGGACTACCGCCAGACGAAGGGGCGACGCGAGCGGTAA
- a CDS encoding diacylglycerol/lipid kinase family protein, translating to MINRGGAPTGGAAERTHRLVLNPTSGEADHAERVRRLAAEHGFSVVETERAGHASELAATAAADGVDLLAACGGDGTIHEVVQGLVAADALEDVTLSVIPAGTANIYASGLGIESIDDGFAAARRGTTGRLDLGVADGEPFVLSAIAGLPASASTSTSGELKERIGTLAFVIEGVQTARQFDGLEVAVDAVADGEEYIWEGEALCLLVGTLRGFTGPDEPSNAETGRLEVTVVDRLPPTDAIAEAVERRLFDRETPHVTTIEASELEVVALEDDPVRFSLDGERREYDRVEIGVRPRALRVCVGEAYASRP from the coding sequence GTGATCAATCGTGGCGGGGCTCCGACGGGCGGGGCGGCCGAACGCACGCACCGTCTCGTTCTCAACCCGACGAGCGGTGAGGCCGATCACGCGGAGCGAGTGCGGCGACTCGCTGCCGAGCACGGCTTTTCGGTCGTCGAGACCGAGCGGGCCGGTCACGCGTCCGAACTCGCAGCCACAGCGGCGGCCGACGGCGTCGACCTCCTCGCGGCTTGCGGCGGTGACGGAACGATCCACGAGGTCGTCCAGGGGCTCGTCGCGGCCGACGCGCTCGAGGACGTGACCCTCTCGGTGATCCCGGCTGGCACGGCCAACATCTACGCGTCGGGCCTCGGAATCGAGAGCATCGACGACGGCTTCGCGGCCGCGCGACGAGGGACCACGGGACGACTAGACCTCGGCGTCGCCGACGGGGAACCGTTCGTGCTCTCGGCCATCGCGGGGTTGCCGGCGTCGGCGAGCACGAGCACCTCCGGGGAGCTCAAAGAGCGGATCGGCACGCTCGCGTTCGTGATCGAGGGCGTCCAGACCGCGCGGCAGTTCGACGGCCTCGAGGTCGCGGTCGACGCCGTCGCCGACGGCGAGGAGTACATCTGGGAGGGAGAGGCGCTCTGCCTGCTCGTCGGCACCCTTCGAGGATTCACCGGTCCGGACGAGCCGTCGAACGCCGAAACCGGACGGCTCGAGGTGACGGTCGTCGATCGACTCCCGCCCACAGACGCGATCGCAGAAGCCGTCGAACGGCGACTCTTCGATCGAGAGACGCCCCACGTCACGACGATCGAGGCGTCCGAACTCGAGGTCGTCGCTCTCGAGGACGACCCGGTGCGGTTCAGTCTCGACGGGGAGCGCCGCGAGTACGACCGCGTCGAGATCGGCGTCCGACCGCGGGCGCTCCGTGTCTGCGTAGGCGAGGCGTACGCCTCGAGACCGTGA
- a CDS encoding formate/nitrite transporter family protein, translated as MPIAPDPSEIFHRAAKEGERRLDQSLLELISTGFIAGFTIVFGLAALGIVHSVVEPRAGDVAKLPGSLAFGLALVMLVVGRSELFNENFFDPVATAIERDDSWLIGPLLRLWSVTFALNLVGGALMVLVLSVPGALPSGTGEALVTVAEEIVHREPRGVFADAIAGGALVALLSHLLAAVDGVGGRIAVAYIVGILLALGPFDHVIVTVLHVFFGMRFGADIGVGALGTTTVVVTAGNVIGGLGLVTFSHIAQVEGARSSDD; from the coding sequence ATGCCTATCGCGCCCGATCCCTCCGAGATCTTCCATCGCGCGGCCAAAGAGGGAGAGCGTCGCCTCGATCAGTCGCTGCTCGAACTGATCTCGACCGGGTTCATCGCCGGGTTCACGATCGTCTTCGGCCTCGCGGCGCTCGGTATCGTCCACTCGGTCGTCGAACCGCGGGCCGGTGACGTCGCGAAACTCCCGGGATCGCTCGCGTTCGGCCTCGCCCTCGTGATGTTGGTCGTCGGGCGGTCGGAGCTGTTCAACGAGAACTTCTTCGATCCCGTCGCGACGGCGATCGAACGAGACGACTCGTGGTTGATCGGACCGCTGCTTCGCCTGTGGTCCGTCACGTTCGCCTTAAATCTCGTCGGCGGCGCCCTCATGGTGCTCGTGCTGTCGGTTCCCGGCGCGCTACCCTCCGGAACGGGCGAGGCGCTGGTGACGGTCGCCGAGGAGATCGTCCACCGGGAGCCGAGAGGGGTGTTCGCGGACGCCATCGCGGGCGGTGCGCTCGTGGCGTTGCTCTCCCACCTCCTCGCGGCGGTCGACGGCGTCGGCGGTCGGATCGCTGTGGCGTACATCGTCGGCATCCTGCTGGCGCTCGGCCCCTTCGATCACGTCATCGTCACCGTTCTCCACGTCTTCTTCGGGATGCGGTTCGGCGCCGATATCGGCGTCGGCGCGCTGGGAACGACGACCGTCGTCGTGACGGCCGGAAACGTGATAGGCGGACTCGGTCTCGTCACGTTCAGTCACATCGCGCAGGTCGAAGGAGCGCGCTCGTCCGACGACTGA
- a CDS encoding amino acid permease: protein MAEHTRTLDFKIAFAIGLGTMIAAGIFSLSGAAVAMIGSSAIIAFVIAALVAGITAASYSEFASIYSENGGGYLFNSRTFEERRLLTYGVGASLFLGYTGTTAFYLATMDEWFVRFIIPESLHWLPHGTAGVVTAVLLGVLNVRGTEESGTFQLLVTGAKVAVLLAFIAGAFAYRGPATATANFAGQFQADAVGIVTVAALAFITFFGFSAIAASAGEIIEPRRTVPRAIAASIVTVTILYALVIVAMTNSTVPPEIVAEEGETAMGLVAEGFLGPPGQALIVAGAVFSMVSASNASILAATGIGSLMARRGQAPRPLFRIHSDYGTPFWSVVTVTATIVAMIVFFIGLFPAENAPLGLDLGLTALTGFATLNLLLPLSVVNAALIVHRRRFPDVERGFRVPGVPVVPALGILANLALIYNLPVRGVVTGIALVAVLLVAYLTWGGAPEVEELLREVVPAERGGTEPATAAGESGSGANPATEGAAETSEESETSGERFRVLVPIARPERAPGYVRLAAALGRGREREPFVQVLNVTEIPDQTPHEVVAETAQGRADRIADALADESLDVEYSVEGHTSRDVAFDVVQTARNGDADLILMGYPDEHPGLTEAVEYDAPCDVVFAAGFDDVDPDSIATVTVGAGGGPHHRGSLSTVRSLIKRGGDVQVVSVTPGDGGTPEDPADTVAALDGVDVDVTEVAAATVADGLVEAAETDGGVLVVGASRDRRLSQWVFGSTPDRVVDRAEEAAVPVLVYASASGVPGRIEDYLFPVYRYLRRRLRNAGIRPFRRFDPSHAD from the coding sequence ATGGCAGAGCACACGCGAACGCTGGACTTCAAGATCGCCTTCGCGATCGGTCTCGGGACGATGATCGCAGCGGGGATCTTCTCGCTGTCCGGGGCCGCCGTCGCGATGATCGGCTCGAGCGCCATCATCGCGTTCGTCATCGCGGCCCTCGTCGCGGGCATTACCGCCGCCAGCTACTCCGAGTTCGCCTCCATCTACTCGGAGAACGGCGGCGGCTACCTGTTCAACTCCCGGACCTTCGAGGAACGGCGGCTGCTGACGTACGGAGTCGGAGCGTCGCTGTTCCTCGGGTACACGGGGACGACCGCCTTTTACCTGGCGACGATGGACGAGTGGTTCGTTCGGTTCATCATTCCCGAGTCGCTGCACTGGCTCCCGCACGGGACCGCCGGCGTGGTGACGGCGGTCCTGCTGGGCGTGCTCAACGTTCGGGGGACCGAGGAGTCCGGGACCTTCCAGTTGCTGGTGACCGGCGCGAAGGTGGCGGTCCTGCTGGCGTTCATCGCCGGGGCGTTCGCCTATCGCGGGCCGGCCACGGCGACGGCGAACTTCGCCGGCCAGTTTCAGGCCGACGCCGTGGGGATCGTCACGGTCGCGGCGCTGGCGTTCATCACGTTCTTCGGGTTCTCGGCTATCGCCGCCAGCGCCGGCGAGATCATCGAACCCCGTCGGACCGTTCCGAGAGCCATCGCCGCCAGCATCGTCACGGTCACGATTCTGTACGCGCTGGTCATCGTCGCCATGACGAACTCGACGGTGCCGCCGGAGATCGTCGCCGAAGAGGGCGAGACGGCGATGGGGCTGGTCGCGGAGGGGTTCCTCGGTCCCCCCGGGCAGGCGCTGATCGTCGCCGGGGCGGTGTTCTCGATGGTGTCGGCCTCGAACGCATCGATCCTGGCCGCCACCGGTATCGGCTCGCTCATGGCCCGGCGCGGCCAGGCCCCTCGCCCGCTCTTTCGCATCCACTCCGACTACGGGACGCCGTTCTGGAGCGTCGTGACCGTCACCGCGACCATCGTGGCGATGATCGTCTTCTTCATCGGGCTGTTCCCCGCGGAGAACGCGCCGCTGGGACTGGACCTCGGGTTGACGGCGCTGACGGGGTTCGCGACGCTGAACCTCCTATTGCCGCTGTCGGTGGTGAACGCGGCGCTGATCGTCCATCGCCGGCGGTTTCCGGACGTCGAACGGGGCTTCCGGGTCCCCGGGGTCCCCGTCGTCCCCGCCCTCGGCATCCTGGCGAACCTCGCACTGATCTACAACCTACCGGTCCGGGGCGTCGTGACGGGGATCGCACTCGTGGCAGTCCTCCTGGTCGCGTACCTCACGTGGGGCGGTGCACCGGAGGTCGAAGAGCTACTCCGAGAGGTCGTGCCAGCCGAGCGCGGCGGGACCGAACCCGCGACCGCTGCGGGCGAGAGCGGATCCGGGGCGAATCCGGCGACCGAGGGCGCGGCCGAGACGTCCGAAGAGTCCGAGACTTCCGGCGAGCGATTCCGCGTACTCGTGCCGATCGCGCGTCCGGAACGGGCCCCGGGATACGTGCGGCTGGCTGCAGCACTCGGCCGGGGTCGCGAGCGCGAGCCGTTCGTACAGGTGCTCAACGTCACCGAGATCCCGGATCAGACGCCCCACGAGGTGGTCGCAGAGACGGCCCAGGGACGCGCCGACCGCATCGCGGACGCCCTCGCCGACGAATCGCTCGACGTCGAGTACTCGGTCGAGGGTCACACCTCCCGAGATGTCGCCTTCGACGTCGTCCAGACCGCCCGAAACGGCGACGCCGACCTGATCCTGATGGGGTATCCCGACGAACACCCGGGGCTCACCGAGGCGGTCGAGTACGATGCTCCGTGTGACGTGGTGTTCGCCGCGGGGTTCGACGACGTCGATCCCGATTCGATAGCGACGGTGACCGTCGGCGCGGGCGGGGGTCCGCACCACCGCGGATCGCTCTCAACGGTCCGATCGCTCATCAAACGAGGGGGCGACGTGCAGGTCGTCTCCGTCACGCCGGGCGACGGAGGCACGCCGGAGGACCCTGCCGACACCGTCGCCGCCCTCGACGGGGTGGACGTCGACGTCACCGAGGTAGCGGCGGCGACGGTCGCCGACGGGCTGGTCGAGGCCGCCGAGACCGACGGCGGCGTCCTCGTCGTCGGTGCGTCTCGCGACCGTCGCCTCAGCCAGTGGGTGTTCGGAAGCACGCCCGACCGGGTGGTCGACCGCGCCGAGGAGGCCGCCGTTCCGGTGCTGGTCTACGCCAGCGCCAGCGGTGTCCCCGGGCGAATCGAGGACTACCTCTTCCCCGTCTACCGGTACCTGCGCAGACGACTTCGCAACGCCGGTATTCGCCCGTTCCGCAGGTTCGATCCGAGTCACGCCGACTGA
- a CDS encoding formate/nitrite transporter family protein yields MLWGPLSRPLTADGSTERPHVSSVLGGDSVSDGSPESKADSNVDSGSEQIPEGSIVTEQTPTPEVLESLIDSGLHEIYRETTGLVLSGFSAGLDIGFGPLLMAVMLTLSTGGYGDLQTELLLASAYSVGFIFVIIGRSELFTEHTTVAVMPVLDGRASVRGLGRLWGLVYASNVVGSAVFTVLVVTLMPNLGVASPAAFVTIAHKLVDHGLGWLFVAGIFAGWLMGLLAWLVTAAQETLSRVLIVWMVTASIGILHLPHSIVGNVEVLFGLALSPSVTLADYVAFLALSTLGNAVGGGVFVGLLKYSHVVRGAG; encoded by the coding sequence ATGCTGTGGGGACCGTTGAGCCGACCATTAACCGCGGACGGATCGACCGAACGACCGCACGTCTCGTCTGTCCTCGGTGGTGATTCCGTGAGCGACGGCAGCCCGGAGTCGAAGGCGGACTCGAACGTCGACTCCGGTTCCGAGCAGATCCCTGAGGGCTCGATCGTCACCGAACAGACCCCGACGCCGGAGGTCCTCGAGTCGCTGATCGACAGCGGCTTACACGAGATCTACCGCGAGACGACCGGGCTGGTCCTCTCCGGGTTTTCGGCGGGTCTCGACATCGGATTCGGTCCGCTGTTGATGGCGGTCATGCTGACGCTCTCGACCGGCGGCTACGGCGACCTACAGACCGAGCTACTGCTGGCGAGCGCGTACTCGGTTGGGTTCATCTTCGTCATCATCGGCCGTTCGGAACTGTTCACCGAGCACACGACCGTGGCGGTGATGCCGGTCCTCGACGGTCGAGCATCGGTCCGCGGACTGGGGCGACTCTGGGGGCTGGTCTACGCCAGCAACGTCGTCGGCAGCGCGGTGTTCACGGTGCTCGTCGTCACCCTGATGCCGAACCTCGGCGTCGCTTCGCCGGCGGCGTTCGTGACGATCGCGCACAAACTCGTCGACCACGGCCTCGGCTGGCTATTCGTCGCCGGCATCTTCGCGGGATGGCTGATGGGCCTGCTGGCGTGGCTGGTCACCGCCGCACAGGAGACGCTGAGCCGCGTGCTGATCGTCTGGATGGTCACGGCCTCGATCGGCATCCTCCACCTCCCCCACTCCATCGTCGGGAACGTCGAGGTGCTGTTCGGCCTCGCCCTCTCACCGTCGGTCACGCTCGCGGACTACGTCGCGTTCCTCGCCCTCTCGACGCTCGGGAACGCGGTCGGCGGCGGCGTGTTCGTCGGCCTGTTGAAGTACAGCCACGTCGTCCGCGGCGCGGGGTGA